In a single window of the Papaver somniferum cultivar HN1 chromosome 8, ASM357369v1, whole genome shotgun sequence genome:
- the LOC113302835 gene encoding U-box domain-containing protein 45-like — translation MDVTEVEESVLAASDAKLHGGICRILSAIISKILGVFPALEASRPRSKSGIEALCSLHVALEKAKNLLQHCSDCSKLYLAITGDSVLSKFEKSRCALKDSLRRVEDIVPQAIGCQILAIVDELEEIIFSLDPSEKQVGDEVILLLQHNRRFDRNSSDNNELETFHQAASRLGITSSRAALTERRALKKLIERARVEEDKRKESIVAYLLHLMRKYSKLFRNDLFDDNDSQGSAPCSPTILGSFEESGVPLENGQAFDRQFSKLSSFNFRPCDSRSDQMAIPPEELRCPISLQIMYDPVIISSGQTYERVCIEKWFNDGHNTCPKTQQQLPHFCLTPNYCAKGLISSWCEHNGVPPPYCPPDTLNFNYWRLAVSESGSVDSRSMESISSCKGAKVVPLEENDMAEEIYWCQGEGDNFERYDSLLAILNEGKDFNRQCKVVERIRRFLKVDEEARMFMGANGFVEALVNFLSLSVHSGNTKAQEIGAMALFNLAVNNTRNKLMMLSAGLIPVLEEMILNSNCDESATALYLNLSCLEEAKPILGSSQAVQFLVQLLSGDCESPCKLDALYALYNLSTQSPNIPSLLEAGILEGLQSLLANPTDGTWIEKSIALIINLVSTPLGIEEMASSPGLITSLAAILDMGELVQQELAVSCLLVLCLGDEKCSQIVLQEGVIPSLVSISVTGTTEGKHKAEKLLMHFREQRQRDPPSPPVDTQNEYSTQGSMAVTPAPEPKPPCKSTSRKMGRALSSIWRSKQFSVYQC, via the exons ATGGATGTTACTGAGGTTGAAGAAAGTGTTCTTGCTGCCAGTGATGCCAAG TTACATGGAGGGATCTGTAGAATACTTTCTGCAATTATTTCTAAAATCTTGGGAGTGTTCCCAGCCTTAGAAGCATCAAGGCCAAGGAGTAAGTCAGGTATTGAGGCGTTATGTTCATTACATGTGGCACTTGAGAAAGCTAAGAATCTCCTTCAACATTGTTCAGATTGCAGTAAACTTTATTTG GCTATAACTGGAGACTCCGTTCTCTCAAAGTTTGAGAAATCAAGATGTGCTCTGAAGGATAGTCTTAGGCGTGTTGAAGATATTGTGCCACAAGCCATTGGCTGTCAG ATATTGGCAATTGTAGATGAGCTCGAGGAAATCATATTCTCTCTTGATCCATCAGAGAAGCAAGTTGGCGATGAAGTTATTTTGTTGCTGCAACACAATAGAAGATTTGATCGTAATTCTTCTGACAATAATGAGCTTGAAACCTTTCACCAAGCAGCTTCAAGGCTTGGCATTACATCTTCAAGAGCTGCTCTGACAGAGAGAAGAGCTCTTAAGAAGTTGATTGAAAGAGCACGTGTGGAAGAGGATaaaagaaaggagtcaattgtgGCTTATCTTTTACACCTCATGAGAAAATACTCCAAGCTATTCAGAAATGATTTATTCGATGACAACGACTCACAAGGATCGGCTCCTTGTTCCCCAACCATTCTGGGCTCTTTCGAGGAATCCGGTGTGCCTTTGGAGAACGGCCAAGCCTTTGACCGCCAGTTCTCAAAATTGAGTTCTTTCAATTTCAGACCTTGTGATAGTAGATCAGACCAGATGGCAATACCGCCTGAGGAATTAAGATGTCCAATCTCGTTACAGATTATGTACGACCCAGTAATTATCTCTTCGGGGCAGACTTATGAGCGTGTTTGTATCGAGAAATGGTTTAATGATGGGCATAACACCTGCCCTAAAACTCAACAGCAGCTTCCGCATTTTTGCTTAACTCCAAATTACTGTGCCAAGGGTCTGATTTCCAGTTGGTGCGAGCATAATGGTGTCCCTCCCCCCTATTGTCCGCCAGATACACTAAACTTCAACTATTGGAGGTTAGCTGTATCAGAGTCTGGGTCTGTGGATTCAAGATCAATGGAAAGCATTAGCTCCTGCAAGGGAGCCAAAGTCGTTCCTCTGGAAGAGAATGACATGGCTGAGGAGATATACTGGTGCCAGGGTGAAGGTGATAATTTTGAAAGATACGATAGCTTACTAGCCATCTTGAATGAGGGGAAGGATTTCAATAGACAGTGCAAAGTAGTAGAACGGATACGTCGATTTCTAAAGGTTGACGAAGAGGCAAGGATGTTCATGGGAGCTAATGGATTTGTTGAAGCACTGGTGAACTTTTTGAGTTTATCCGTTCATAGTGGTAACACAAAGGCTCAGGAAATTGGAGCTATGGCTCTTTTCAACCTTGCTGTTAACAATACAAG GAACAAATTGATGATGTTATCTGCAGGACTAATTCCAGTTTTGGAGgaaatgattctcaattcaaactgCGACGAATCAGCTACTGCACTCTACCTCAACCTTTCATGCCTGGAGGAAGCAAAGCCTATTCTAGGATCGAGCCAAGCAGTCCAGTTCTTAGTCCAGCTCCTCAGTGGTGACTGTGAATCACCATGTAAGCTTGATGCTCTCTACGCCCTCTATAATCTCTCCACCCAGTCTCCAAACATTCCCAGCCTCCTTGAGGCTGGCATCCTTGAAGGCCTCCAGTCACTTCTCGCGAACCCAACTGATGGGACATGGATTGAGAAATCCATTGCTCTTATCATAAATTTAGTCTCAACTCCACTGGGAATCGAAGAAATGGCATCATCTCCAGGTCTTATTACTTCGCTTGCAGCTATATTGGACATGGGTGAATTGGTTCAACAAGAGCTAGCTGTTTCATGTCTCTTGGTTTTGTGTCTGGGGGATGAAAAATGCAGTCAGATCGTACTACAAGAAGGGGTGATACCTTCGTTGGTTTCTATCTCAGTAACTGGGACAACGGAAGGAAAACATAAAGCAGAGAAACTTTTGATGCATTTCCGAGAACAACGTCAACGGGATCCACCATCACCTCCTGTTGACACACAAAATGAATATTCTACCCAAGGTAGCATGGCGGTCACGCCTGCTCCAGAGCCAAAGCCGCCATGTAAATCAACTTCTAGAAAGATGGGAAGAGCTTTAAGTTCTATTTGGAGGAGCAAACAATTTTCAGTTTATCAGTGTTAG